AGGGGAATGACGAACAACCTGGGGGCGGGCACTGCCGTCACTGTGGTGATGCCGACCTACAACGAGGCGGCCAACCTGCCGAGAATGGCCGAAGCGGTGCTTCAGCTGCCGCTCGACGGGCTTCACCTGAAGATCGTGGACGACTCCAGCCCGGACGGCACCGGCAGGATCGCCGACGAGCTGGCGGAGAAGTACAACAGCAAGGGGCGGCGCCGGATGAGCGTGCTGCACCGCACCGAGAAGGACGGACTCGGGCGCGCCTACGCGGCCGGGATGAGCCTCGCGCTCGACGAGGGCGCCGAGTACGTCGTCCAGATGGACGCCGACGGCAGCCACCCCGTCGAGGCCGTGCCCCGGATGCTCGGCACGGCCCTGGCCAACGGGGTGGGCCTGGTCATCGGCAGCCGGTACGTCGAGGGCGGCTCGCTGGACGAGGACTGGGGCGCGCACCGCGTCCTGCTCTCCCGCTTCGCCAACCGGTACGCCCGTACCGTGTTGGGCACCCGGATCCGGGACATCACGGCCGGGTTCAACCTCTGGTCGGCCCAGGCCCTGCGCGACGTCGACCTGGCCACGCTGGACAGCGCCGGTTACAGCTTCCAGGTCGAGCTGAAGTACAAGGCCGTACGGGCGGGGCACAGCGCCGTCGAGATCCCGATCCGTTTCGAGGAGCGGACCGAGGGGGTCTCGAAGATGACGCTGAAGACGCAGCTGGAGTCGGCTGTGGTGCCGATCCGGCTGCGCATGAAGAACAAGTGACCCCGGGCCCGGGTACGGCGGCGGGCGGCCGGCCTACTGGTTGGCCGCCGTCGACGCCTGGGCCTCGCCGCGGCGGCGGATCTGGCGGAAGGCGAACTCGGCCAGGTCGTCGCCGGTCGTGAAGACCTTGGCGTCCTTCGTCGTCACGTCCTTGCCGTTGGTGAAGCCGGCCAGGGTGAAGTAGGCGTAACGGCCGTAGGAGTTGGTGGTCGAG
This portion of the Streptomyces mirabilis genome encodes:
- a CDS encoding polyprenol monophosphomannose synthase produces the protein MTNNLGAGTAVTVVMPTYNEAANLPRMAEAVLQLPLDGLHLKIVDDSSPDGTGRIADELAEKYNSKGRRRMSVLHRTEKDGLGRAYAAGMSLALDEGAEYVVQMDADGSHPVEAVPRMLGTALANGVGLVIGSRYVEGGSLDEDWGAHRVLLSRFANRYARTVLGTRIRDITAGFNLWSAQALRDVDLATLDSAGYSFQVELKYKAVRAGHSAVEIPIRFEERTEGVSKMTLKTQLESAVVPIRLRMKNK